A stretch of the Carassius carassius chromosome 6, fCarCar2.1, whole genome shotgun sequence genome encodes the following:
- the LOC132142732 gene encoding calcineurin subunit B type 1-like, which translates to MGNEASYPLEMCSHFDADEIKRLGKRFKKLDLDNSGSLSVEEFMSLPELQQNPLVQRVIEIFDTDGNGEVDFKEFIEGVSQFSVKGDKEQKLRFAFRIYDMDKDGYISNGELFQVLKMMVGNNLKDTQLQQIVDKTIINADKDGDGRISFEEFCAVVGGLDIHKKMVVDV; encoded by the exons TTGATGCTGATGAGATTAAAAGACTAGGAAAGCGGTTTAAGAAACTCGACCTGGATAACTCTGGTTCTCTCAGCGTGGAGGAGTTCATGTCTCTACCCGAGTTGCAGCAGAACCCGCTGGTGCAGCGAGTCATCGAAATATTCGACACAGACGGAAACGGAGAAGTGGACTTTAAag AGTTCATTGAAGGCGTCTCTCAGTTCAGCGTCAAGGGTGACAAGGAGCAGAAGCTCCGCT TTGCGTTCAGGATTTATGACATGGATAAGGATGGCTACATATCCAATGGTGAGCTGTTCCAGGTGCTGAAGATGATGGTTGGGAATAACCTGAAGGACACCCAGCTGCAGCAGATCGTCGACAAAACCATCATCAACGCAGACAAGGACGGGGACGGGAGGATATCTTTCGAGGAGTTCTGCGCT GTTGTTGGTGGCTTAGACATTCACAAAAAGATGGTGGTGGACGTGTGA